A window of the Brassica napus cultivar Da-Ae chromosome C5, Da-Ae, whole genome shotgun sequence genome harbors these coding sequences:
- the LOC106425103 gene encoding glutathione S-transferase T3, with protein sequence MDYNPYTSGYNFSDLLQSQQTGFGSSEVPGFGTQQNPDCNLGTESLVERRERKKWTISDDILFITSWLNTRKDPVMGNEQRSGAFWNRIAAYFEASQSAECERREPMHCKHRWQKINEAVCKFSGSYEAATREKTSGQNETDVLKKAHEIYYNNHKKKFNLEHAWRELRYDHKWCSLSSSRDVGSSKKRKFDDGTQSETSQATESKTSESDEGTTRPPGVKAAKARGKKPQGKDVEEYQKMWNIRQQDVANKEKLYKMSLLDNLVAKKETLSETEEGLKNKLIEELFSV encoded by the coding sequence ATGGATTATAATCCATATACGAGTGGGTATAATTTCAGTGATCTTCTTCAAAGTCAACAAACTGGTTTTGGTTCATCAGAAGTTCCTGGATTTGGAACTCAACAGAACCCGGATTGCAACCTCGGTACAGAGAGCCTTGTAGAGCGCCGTGAACGCAAGAAATGGACCATCTCAGATGACATTTTGTTCATCACCTCATGGTTAAACACGAGGAAAGATCCAGTCATGGGTAATGAGCAAAGATCAGGCGCTTTCTGGAATAGAATAGCGGCCTACTTTGAGGCAAGCCAGTCTGCAGAGTGCGAACGGAGAGAGCCGATGCACTGTAAGCACCGGTGGCAGAAGATCAACGAAGCTGTGTGCAAGTTCTCTGGCTCGTATGAGGCTGCAACAAGGGAGAAGACCAGTGGACAAAATGAGactgatgttctcaaaaaagcgCATGAGATCTACTACAATAACCATAAGAAGAAGTTCAACCTTGAGCATGCGTGGAGGGAGTTGCGCTATGACCATAAATGGTGCTCTCTTTCAAGCTCTAGAGACGTTGGAAGCTCAAAAAAGAGGAAGTTTGACGACGGTACACAATCAGAAACATCTCAAGCGACTGAAAGCAAGACGTCTGAGAGTGATGAAGGCACCACTCGTCCCCCGGGTGTGAAGGCAGCTAAGGCACGTGGTAAGAAGCCTCAGGGGAAAGACGTGGAGGAGTATCAGAAAATGTGGAACATTAGGCAGCAGGACGTGGCCAACAAAGAAAAGCTGTACAAGATGTCTCTGCTTGACAATCTTGTTGCAAAAAAAGAGACACTGTCCGAGACTGAGGAAGGTCTAAAGAATAAGTTGATTGAGGAGTTGTTCTCTGTTTGA
- the LOC106425129 gene encoding vacuolar protein sorting-associated protein 9A, which yields MENNTDVSIHDFLERMRKPSAGDLVKSIKSFIVSFLNNEPDPEKDSSAVQDFFSKMEAAFRAHPLWSGCSEDELDSAGDGLEKYVMTKLFPRVFASNTEDVISDEKLFQKMSLVQQFISPEYLDIKPTFQNETSWLLAQKELQKINMYKAPRDKLVCVLNCCKVINNLLLNASIASNENTPGADEFLPVLIYVTIKANPPQLHSNLLYVQRYRRESKLVGEAAYFFTNILSAESFISNIDAKSLSMDQAEFEKNMESARARISGLSIQSTAPPPPPRDESTVHKTQMLNPKRETTLFQSRSSDSLSGTSDILNANSEIPMKKAESVSDLENKGAARLLKDTEASKIFQEYPYLFANAGDLRIGDVEDLLNSYKQLVFKYVCLSKELGDAATTSLASSSTPPLQALSGFDTSKEPEDHTMASSDVKETDRSVDDLVRALQGVGEAVVDKVLDVKQEEYTSVLAEEQT from the exons ATGGAGAACAACACGGACGTTTCGATTCATGATTTCCTGGAGCGGATGCGTAAACCCTCCGCCGGCGATCTCGTTAAATCAATCAAAAG TTTCATTGTTTCATTCTTGAACAATGAGCCAGACCCAGAAAAGGATTCTTCTGCAGTTCAAGACTTCTTTTCCAAGATGGAAGCTGCTTTCAGGGCTCATCCACTTTGGTCCGGTTGTTCTGAGGATGAACTTGACAGCGCTGGAGAT GGTTTAGAGAAGTATGTCATGACAAAGCTGTTTCCCCGTGTCTTTGCTTCAAACACCGAGGACGTTATATCTGATGAGAAACTCTTTCAGAAGATGTCCTTGGTTCAACAGTTCATTTCTCCTGAGTATTTGGATATAAAACCAACTTTTCAAAACGAAACATCCTGGCTG CTAGCTCAGAAAGAGCTCCAGAAGATAAACATGTACAAAGCTCCTCGTGATAAGCTCGTGTGTGTCCTTAACTGCTGCAAAGTGATTAATAACTTACTCCTAAACGCTTCCATTGCTTCTAATGAGAATACGCCTGGAGCCGACGAGTTTCTTCCTGTCTTGATATATGTTACAATAAAG GCTAATCCTCCACAGCTTCACTCAAACCTGTTGTATGTACAAAGATATAGGCGTGAATCTAAACTTGTTGGTGAAGCTGCCTACTTCTTCACAAACATACTCTCTGCagagtctttcatctcaaatatCGATGCGAAATCACTTTCAATGGATCAAGCTGAGTTTGAGAAGAACATGGAATCTGCACGGGCACGAATCTCTGGTTTAAGCATCCAGTCTACTGCACCACCACCACCCCCACGTGACGAGTCCACTGTTCATAAAACTCAAATGCTGAATCCCAAGAGAGAAACAACTCTTTTCCAGTCGAGATCGTCTGACAGTCTCTCTGGAACCAGTGACATACTCAACGCCAACAGTGAAATACCAATGAAGAAAGCTGAATCCGTATCTGATTTGGAAAACAAGGGTGCTGCAAGGCTTCTGAAGGATACGGAGGCAAGCAAAATCTTCCAAGAATACCCTTACTTATTTGCAAACGCGGGTGATTTGAGAATAGGAGATGTTGAAGACTTGTTAAATAGCTATAAACAGCTCGTGTTTAAATATGTGTGCCTTTCCAAAGAATTGGGTGATGCAGCAACAACATCTTTAGCTTCTTCATCAACTCCACCCTTGCAAGCTTTGTCCGGTTTTGATACGTCTAAGGAACCTGAGGATCATACCATGGCATCTTCAGATGTAAAGGAAACTGACAGGAGCGTGGATGATCTGGTCCGAGCTCTACAGGGTGTAGGGGAAGCTGTCGTTGATAAGGTCTTAGATGTAAAACAAGAAGAGTATACATCAgttttggcagaagaacaaacATGA